From Rubrivirga sp. SAORIC476, a single genomic window includes:
- a CDS encoding SDR family NAD(P)-dependent oxidoreductase, with translation MTLDLEGRVALVTGASRGIGRAIAVRLGTAGATVGVHYGRNAEAAGTLAADLRNGSRAFGADLAAPGAADALFEAVKAVYGRVDVVIANAGTFEEAPLDAPLDDWLAAWDRTMAVNLRSVAELGRAASRHATERRAAGESGVSVRLVTVSSRAAFRGDDPEYLAYAASKGGVVALTKTLARAGGGLVAFGVAPGFTRTDMATPYIAQHGEAAALRGAALDRLTEPDDVAPTVVFLASGLADHATGTTVDVNAASYVR, from the coding sequence GTGACCCTCGATCTGGAAGGCCGGGTCGCGCTCGTGACGGGAGCGAGCCGGGGGATCGGGCGGGCCATCGCTGTTCGGCTCGGCACCGCCGGGGCGACCGTCGGCGTCCACTACGGACGCAACGCGGAGGCTGCGGGGACGCTGGCCGCGGACCTACGGAACGGCAGCCGTGCCTTCGGCGCCGACCTCGCCGCGCCCGGCGCTGCCGACGCACTGTTCGAGGCGGTAAAGGCGGTCTACGGGCGCGTGGACGTGGTGATCGCCAACGCCGGGACGTTCGAGGAGGCCCCGCTGGACGCGCCCCTCGACGACTGGCTCGCCGCCTGGGATCGGACAATGGCCGTCAACCTGCGCTCGGTAGCCGAACTCGGGCGCGCGGCGTCTCGGCACGCGACCGAGCGGAGAGCGGCGGGGGAGAGCGGCGTCTCGGTCCGCCTCGTGACCGTCTCCAGCCGGGCTGCCTTCCGTGGCGACGACCCCGAGTACCTCGCCTACGCAGCCTCCAAGGGCGGGGTCGTGGCGCTGACGAAGACGTTGGCGCGGGCGGGGGGAGGGCTGGTAGCGTTCGGAGTCGCACCGGGCTTCACGCGCACGGACATGGCGACGCCCTACATCGCCCAGCACGGCGAGGCAGCGGCGCTGCGAGGCGCGGCCCTCGACCGCCTCACCGAGCCAGACGACGTCGCCCCGACGGTCGTCTTCCTGGCCTCCGGCCTCGCCGACCACGCGACGGGCACGACGGTGGACGTGAACGCGGCGTCGTACGTGCGGTGA
- a CDS encoding DUF2480 family protein, which translates to MEIAPLSDDGLIVNRVAESAIETLDLAALAPPEPVAFDLAPHLYRGLVLREREFRQGLKATDWSAYDGADVAVFCSADALVPTWAYMLVAARLDGIAASVTAGTPAEIRQARLVAALAEVDWERYRDAPVVLKGCGNDLVPLDAFVQATRRLQRVAGKIMYGEPCSSVPVWRRPQAAPAANAAKPLGAKPAGPPRAT; encoded by the coding sequence ATGGAGATCGCACCCCTCAGCGACGACGGCCTGATCGTGAATCGCGTCGCCGAGAGCGCCATCGAGACGCTCGACCTCGCCGCGCTGGCCCCGCCGGAGCCGGTCGCCTTCGACCTCGCGCCGCACCTGTACCGCGGGCTCGTGCTCCGGGAGCGGGAGTTTCGGCAGGGCCTCAAGGCGACCGACTGGTCCGCGTACGACGGCGCCGACGTGGCCGTCTTCTGCTCGGCCGACGCGCTGGTCCCGACGTGGGCGTACATGCTGGTCGCCGCCCGCCTGGACGGCATCGCGGCGTCGGTGACGGCGGGGACGCCCGCGGAGATCCGCCAGGCCCGCCTCGTGGCCGCGCTCGCCGAGGTGGACTGGGAGCGGTACCGCGACGCGCCGGTCGTGCTGAAGGGATGTGGCAACGACCTCGTCCCGCTGGACGCGTTCGTGCAGGCGACGCGCCGACTCCAGCGGGTGGCGGGCAAGATCATGTATGGCGAGCCATGTTCGTCGGTGCCCGTCTGGCGGCGCCCCCAGGCCGCGCCCGCGGCGAATGCGGCGAAGCCTCTGGGAGCGAAGCCTGCCGGACCGCCTCGGGCCACGTAG
- a CDS encoding cysteine desulfurase family protein, with amino-acid sequence MPTPIYLDYNATTPVDPQALDAMLPFFRDHFGNASSEHSFGWTADEAVKQARERTARLIGATPRTMVFTSGATESVSLAIRGAGEVYGGRRHRIVTVCTEHRAVLATCEAMEREGYETTYLSVGPNGLVDLDELEAALNEETFLVSVMWANNETGVLQPIPEIAELAHRAGALMMTDATQAVGKVPISVNHDGVDLLAFSGHKLYGPKGVGALYVRQRGPRVKLAPQVTGGGQEQGLRGGTLNVPGIVGLGMASYIARRRQADDAERMEALRDRFEAAVCEAVPGTSVNGAGAPRLPNTSSLRFEGAQAAQLLPVLYDVAASAGSACHSRRDAPSHVLTAMGLTPEQARATVRFSLGRPTTEAEVDAAVENVVEAVHLVRRRAAA; translated from the coding sequence ATGCCGACGCCGATCTACCTCGACTACAACGCGACGACGCCCGTGGACCCCCAGGCGCTGGACGCGATGCTGCCCTTCTTCAGGGATCACTTCGGAAACGCTTCCAGCGAGCACAGTTTCGGGTGGACCGCCGACGAGGCCGTCAAGCAGGCCCGCGAGCGAACCGCCCGCCTGATCGGGGCGACGCCGCGGACGATGGTGTTCACGAGCGGCGCCACCGAGTCGGTGTCGCTGGCCATCCGGGGGGCGGGCGAGGTCTACGGTGGACGTCGGCACCGGATCGTGACCGTCTGCACGGAGCACCGCGCCGTGCTCGCGACGTGCGAGGCGATGGAGCGGGAGGGATACGAGACGACCTACCTGTCCGTCGGCCCGAACGGCCTGGTCGACCTCGATGAACTGGAGGCGGCTCTGAACGAGGAGACGTTCCTGGTGAGCGTGATGTGGGCCAACAACGAGACGGGCGTGCTCCAGCCGATCCCGGAGATCGCCGAGCTGGCCCACCGTGCGGGCGCGCTCATGATGACCGACGCCACACAGGCCGTCGGCAAGGTGCCCATCTCGGTCAACCACGACGGTGTGGACCTGCTGGCATTCTCGGGACACAAGCTGTACGGGCCGAAGGGTGTGGGCGCGCTGTACGTCCGTCAGCGGGGGCCGCGCGTGAAGCTGGCGCCTCAGGTCACCGGCGGCGGGCAGGAGCAGGGTCTTCGGGGAGGGACGCTCAACGTGCCGGGCATCGTCGGCCTCGGGATGGCTTCGTACATCGCGCGCCGCCGTCAGGCGGACGACGCCGAGCGAATGGAGGCGCTTCGAGATCGGTTCGAAGCAGCCGTCTGCGAGGCCGTGCCGGGCACCTCGGTCAACGGCGCCGGTGCACCGCGCCTGCCCAACACGTCCAGCCTCCGGTTCGAGGGGGCGCAGGCGGCGCAACTGCTGCCCGTCCTGTACGACGTCGCCGCGTCGGCTGGCTCTGCCTGCCACTCGCGCCGGGACGCGCCGAGCCACGTCCTGACGGCCATGGGCCTGACACCGGAGCAGGCCCGCGCGACGGTCCGCTTCAGCCTCGGCCGCCCCACCACCGAGGCGGAGGTCGACGCCGCGGTCGAAAACGTCGTCGAGGCGGTCCACCTCGTCCGACGCCGGGCCGCGGCGTAA
- a CDS encoding GNAT family N-acetyltransferase produces the protein MTPSIHLREAITEADWAAVQAVRTRVFIEEQGCAPEEEWDAADAAEARGRTVHHLLATEAGVPVGVARWRLVGDTVKLERFAVVPEARGRGLARALVTHALDAARAAGHRRFVLHAQTYVTGLYASFGFQPVGGVFDEAGIEHVKMALETG, from the coding sequence GTGACCCCGTCGATCCACCTCCGCGAAGCGATCACCGAGGCCGACTGGGCGGCGGTGCAGGCGGTCCGCACGCGGGTCTTCATCGAGGAGCAGGGTTGCGCCCCGGAGGAAGAGTGGGACGCCGCCGACGCCGCAGAGGCACGCGGGCGGACGGTCCACCACCTGCTCGCCACCGAGGCCGGCGTGCCGGTCGGAGTTGCCCGCTGGCGGCTCGTCGGCGACACGGTGAAGCTGGAGCGGTTCGCGGTCGTCCCGGAGGCCCGTGGACGGGGGCTCGCGCGCGCCCTCGTGACTCATGCCCTGGACGCCGCACGCGCCGCCGGGCACCGTCGGTTTGTGCTCCACGCGCAGACCTACGTGACCGGCCTCTACGCGTCGTTCGGATTCCAGCCCGTCGGCGGCGTCTTCGACGAGGCGGGCATCGAGCACGTGAAGATGGCGTTGGAGACTGGCTAG
- a CDS encoding NAD-binding protein, which translates to MSRPPRLLAIAFLAGLTAFVLAWVGFGEVEGMGWVERAFTAADVLTFGMHDAAPAASGWLDGARLFALLGGLATVLGVAYEISPGVRVWFRRVALRGRMEPVVVIGLGWVGGALAAEVRREHRAVYALALDPSGPRAQAASRLGVLVEEGDATTEEGLDRLPLARAAEVFIATGDDVRNLEIAGAIKKRQDAVETERRVYVHVGDPSVGVTVAQREVLPSERVGDTWYRVFSVHENAAGSVVARIHRSASWADDEAVHVVLVGFGNLGRTLALRCARGLHGTNRRRLRMTVLHSPAERDAVARFRALHPGFAPAPGFSLDAWDPLQDFWHARAARPQATAWRTRDHDPHAVEVAVLAEFVETATPVSPDVTALLLERFRTRNGVSVQPVVVVATDDEGLNARYAVGLQDALATERGWPADPTRRGDGTLDLAVSAPPTDGLPAEVAIYPFLFDESGLAALVKPEPTEDELPTSRADWFAYHIGITYPVRPFGYRGESASYAVVTGRQEQEDARRLHEMYRLLSDTPEAPIPSAFETSNLDAVALAYLTLERYFLAVPRRLSLQEATKLDVIWQPTLGLEDPVMFDPDEAVGGEANSPSQLPSGQRRSFPVLEPAMRPYEWLGVVARASETADLEVLRALEGKWAHRLHPYLRAHPTETTANAVCRQQRIQEVACWAQRCVERDLRYRAMVGEQKRYAPFVEATQTRKVLRAFKGELDEVCCGLADRLAEMEHNRWMAERLVFGWRAGTRSYMGRRRDTFRVWERLSDEERLYDRAHLPRLIIERMARLGERRTGTLYYLRRSAETFTEGIDLSAQPMFTGD; encoded by the coding sequence ATGTCTCGTCCCCCTCGCCTGCTCGCCATCGCATTTCTGGCAGGTCTGACCGCGTTCGTCCTCGCCTGGGTCGGCTTCGGCGAGGTGGAAGGAATGGGGTGGGTCGAGCGTGCGTTCACGGCCGCCGACGTGCTCACGTTCGGTATGCACGACGCGGCCCCGGCCGCAAGTGGATGGCTCGATGGGGCCCGGCTGTTCGCGCTCCTGGGGGGGCTCGCGACGGTGCTCGGGGTCGCCTACGAGATCTCGCCAGGCGTGCGCGTATGGTTTCGTCGTGTGGCGCTTCGTGGGCGAATGGAGCCGGTCGTGGTGATCGGTCTGGGGTGGGTCGGCGGGGCGTTGGCTGCGGAAGTGCGGCGTGAACACCGCGCCGTGTACGCGCTCGCCCTGGACCCGAGCGGCCCGCGGGCGCAGGCTGCCAGCCGCCTCGGAGTGCTCGTCGAGGAAGGCGACGCCACCACCGAAGAGGGCCTGGACCGGCTTCCGCTGGCTCGGGCGGCCGAGGTCTTCATCGCCACCGGCGACGACGTGCGCAATCTGGAGATCGCGGGCGCCATCAAGAAGCGCCAGGACGCCGTGGAGACCGAGCGGCGCGTCTACGTCCATGTCGGCGACCCCAGCGTGGGGGTGACGGTGGCTCAGCGCGAGGTGCTGCCGTCCGAGCGAGTGGGCGACACGTGGTACCGGGTGTTCAGCGTCCACGAGAACGCCGCCGGGAGCGTCGTCGCCCGCATCCACAGGTCGGCGTCCTGGGCCGATGATGAGGCGGTCCACGTGGTGCTGGTGGGCTTCGGCAATCTGGGGCGGACGCTCGCGCTCCGCTGTGCGCGAGGGCTCCACGGTACGAACCGCCGGCGTCTCCGGATGACGGTGCTCCACTCGCCTGCCGAGCGAGACGCCGTCGCCCGCTTCCGGGCCCTCCACCCCGGATTCGCCCCCGCGCCTGGGTTTTCGCTGGACGCGTGGGACCCGCTCCAAGACTTCTGGCACGCTCGCGCGGCGCGGCCCCAGGCGACGGCCTGGCGGACACGCGACCATGACCCCCACGCCGTCGAGGTGGCTGTACTGGCCGAGTTCGTGGAGACCGCGACGCCCGTGTCGCCCGACGTGACGGCGCTGTTGCTGGAGCGCTTCCGCACCCGAAACGGCGTGTCCGTTCAGCCTGTGGTGGTGGTCGCCACGGACGACGAGGGGCTCAACGCGCGGTACGCCGTCGGCCTTCAGGATGCCCTGGCAACCGAACGGGGATGGCCTGCGGACCCGACCAGGAGGGGGGACGGGACGCTTGATCTGGCCGTGTCGGCTCCTCCCACAGATGGCCTGCCCGCCGAGGTCGCGATCTACCCGTTCCTGTTCGATGAGTCCGGCCTCGCTGCACTCGTCAAGCCAGAGCCCACGGAGGACGAACTGCCGACCTCCCGTGCCGACTGGTTCGCGTATCACATCGGTATCACGTACCCGGTTCGGCCCTTCGGATACCGTGGGGAGTCCGCCAGCTACGCGGTCGTCACGGGCCGTCAGGAACAGGAGGACGCGCGGAGACTGCACGAGATGTATCGCCTGCTCTCCGATACACCCGAGGCGCCGATCCCGTCTGCTTTCGAAACCTCGAACCTGGACGCGGTGGCCCTGGCCTACCTGACCCTGGAGCGCTACTTCCTGGCAGTGCCTCGGCGACTGTCGCTGCAGGAAGCCACGAAACTCGACGTGATCTGGCAGCCGACGCTGGGCTTGGAGGACCCGGTCATGTTCGACCCGGACGAGGCCGTCGGTGGGGAGGCGAACAGTCCGTCGCAACTACCCAGTGGGCAGAGGCGGTCGTTCCCGGTGCTGGAACCTGCGATGCGCCCGTACGAGTGGCTGGGCGTCGTCGCCCGCGCGTCCGAGACCGCAGATCTGGAGGTGCTCCGGGCCCTGGAGGGCAAGTGGGCGCATCGACTGCATCCTTACTTGCGCGCCCATCCGACCGAAACGACGGCAAACGCGGTGTGTCGCCAGCAGCGGATTCAGGAGGTCGCCTGCTGGGCACAGCGCTGCGTCGAGCGAGACCTCCGCTATCGGGCGATGGTCGGCGAGCAAAAACGCTACGCCCCGTTCGTGGAGGCGACCCAGACGCGGAAGGTGCTCCGAGCGTTCAAGGGCGAACTCGACGAGGTGTGCTGCGGACTGGCGGACCGGCTCGCGGAGATGGAGCACAATCGCTGGATGGCCGAGCGGCTCGTGTTCGGGTGGCGCGCCGGCACGCGGTCGTATATGGGGCGGCGTCGCGACACGTTCCGCGTGTGGGAGCGACTGTCTGATGAGGAACGGCTCTACGACCGGGCCCACCTGCCGCGGCTGATTATCGAGCGGATGGCGCGTCTCGGGGAGCGTCGTACCGGGACGCTCTACTACCTCCGACGGTCGGCGGAGACCTTCACCGAAGGCATCGACCTGTCGGCCCAGCCCATGTTCACAGGCGACTGA
- the csm6 gene encoding CRISPR-associated ring nuclease Csm6: MSSPYHLVATVGLDPTSLTRVAWALARAGHTPAAVHVLTTGRGAERIRETLQRGGVSSRWSRLSREVLGLDDDLDLHLHVAQRDGLTLADVRTRDDDLDFGQMAYQQVRHLTDEPADLPVVGSIAGGRRTMGAQLTSAFALCGRPVDRLVHIHEQADPAGLAPAFWPGDGGERLTVDLTWVPYPRLRPVITDPFFKRIGEKYGLRNVIEVLSNYNVVGSPAAIRVWLTRGHQARCRVEILGEDGAVLADSDFTARMVSILLLLADQLEIERRRSGASFGVLPNSQHVEATLVNHPISADRVDAVYEWCAQPRETTRVLWRTPSQVSQAISRYRDSDGLGALEIHPFLQEHLDFTPTLGRDLPDEAGEVHPAAKYWHWETFNALPVTVVAPEGVAPKRMRWPFRTIPEPVPSHRLDRPGTSRR, from the coding sequence ATGTCCTCACCCTACCACCTCGTCGCCACCGTCGGGTTGGACCCCACGTCGCTCACACGGGTCGCCTGGGCGCTGGCGCGGGCCGGGCACACGCCCGCCGCCGTCCACGTGCTCACCACCGGCCGGGGCGCCGAGCGGATCCGCGAGACGCTCCAGCGGGGCGGGGTCTCGTCGCGCTGGAGCCGCCTCTCCCGCGAGGTCCTCGGCCTCGACGACGACCTGGACCTCCACCTCCACGTCGCCCAGCGCGACGGTCTCACCCTCGCCGACGTCCGCACCCGCGACGACGACCTCGACTTCGGACAGATGGCCTACCAGCAGGTGCGCCACCTCACCGACGAGCCCGCCGACCTGCCCGTGGTCGGTTCCATCGCAGGCGGGCGGCGGACCATGGGCGCCCAGCTCACCTCGGCCTTCGCCCTCTGCGGACGCCCCGTCGACCGCCTCGTCCACATCCACGAACAGGCCGACCCTGCCGGGCTCGCGCCCGCGTTCTGGCCCGGCGACGGCGGCGAGCGGCTCACCGTAGACCTCACCTGGGTACCGTATCCGCGCCTCCGGCCGGTGATCACGGACCCGTTCTTCAAGCGCATCGGCGAGAAGTACGGGCTGCGGAACGTCATCGAGGTGCTCTCCAACTACAATGTGGTCGGCTCCCCGGCGGCGATCCGCGTCTGGCTCACGCGCGGTCACCAGGCGCGGTGCCGGGTCGAGATCCTCGGGGAGGACGGCGCCGTGCTCGCCGACTCCGACTTCACGGCGCGCATGGTGAGCATCCTCCTCCTGCTCGCCGACCAGCTCGAAATCGAGCGCCGCCGGTCGGGCGCCTCGTTCGGCGTGCTGCCCAACAGTCAGCATGTGGAGGCCACCCTCGTGAACCATCCCATCTCGGCAGACCGCGTCGACGCCGTCTATGAGTGGTGCGCGCAGCCCCGAGAGACCACGCGGGTGCTGTGGCGGACGCCCAGCCAGGTCAGCCAGGCCATCAGCCGGTACCGCGACTCCGACGGGCTCGGCGCCCTCGAGATCCACCCCTTCCTCCAGGAGCACCTGGACTTCACGCCGACGCTGGGCCGTGACCTGCCCGACGAGGCGGGCGAGGTGCACCCGGCCGCGAAGTACTGGCACTGGGAGACCTTCAACGCGCTTCCCGTCACCGTCGTCGCGCCCGAGGGCGTGGCCCCCAAGCGGATGCGCTGGCCGTTCCGTACGATCCCGGAGCCCGTCCCCTCCCACCGCCTCGACCGGCCGGGCACCTCTCGCCGCTGA
- a CDS encoding RyR domain-containing protein — MPYTPRPIPTDHVALPSRLVGLAEQLAKHVHDVWAEGRLAEGWTYGERRDDEAKTHPGLVPYADLSEAEKDYDRRTAEGTLKAVLALGYTILPPDAP; from the coding sequence ATGCCCTACACACCCCGCCCGATCCCCACCGACCACGTCGCCCTCCCTTCCCGCCTCGTCGGCCTCGCCGAGCAGCTCGCCAAGCACGTCCACGACGTCTGGGCCGAGGGCCGACTGGCCGAGGGCTGGACGTACGGCGAGCGCCGCGACGACGAGGCGAAGACGCACCCCGGCCTCGTCCCCTACGCCGACCTCAGCGAGGCCGAGAAGGACTACGACCGCCGCACCGCCGAGGGCACCCTGAAGGCCGTCCTCGCCCTCGGCTACACCATCCTCCCGCCCGACGCGCCATGA
- a CDS encoding tetratricopeptide repeat protein: MTSQDARAAALRHLRTDGTLSADALRALCDGNEALAAHVRSGLVLDGVATEDGPDLRAVATPPPPGEPEADLFVSYAHTDDDEFGAVRDLVQRFQTLQLDFEPRAPVVFYDRRDIHARHDWRHRIYQKIGEAKAMLIVLSPAYFASDFCRAEWELFTERERELAHSDGAILNLYAVEIPGFTFDPAQVDGTWMKDLARRQWITDVSGLWRLGPAMWDRDEAPGFIEKIRQELTVLVEHGERVLGSRSTVPRPSKYFVGRSVDLKELRDRLLDTRVGSLVAAQGLGGMGKSALAFEYARSYAADYPGGRYLVSVEGQTDLQAAVLSLAPSLGVEFSPEESRQTDVALRKVHAALTAEGQALVVLDNVSDPALLAPHQVARALPPTGVHVLATSRRTAAELHLDDAACQEVGPLPDEDALALLDRYRPFHDEPDPDAAREAARDIVARLGGYTLALEVVAVYLWQHRHRGVSYPGYSDRLREEGFPRLDRTGATPGLELALHAETRLPALLAPTLDLLTEAEAAVLGLAAVLPPDAVVWPWLRTLVAQTHPGLIPEHVEGDPDPWLTLKDRLHGLRLLTPIDEARISRMHRLVREVVRARLGAEAEGADAAAYGVMLDRAKHLYNDGWREREARWELAPLAEAVTWLALDEDVRAGPLANWIVEPLITLGQLIEARRLLERAIEIEEKAFDADHPTLATSYSNLATVVKDQGDLATARRLLGRAIEIDERAFDPDHPNLALKYGNLGQVLWHLGDRGEARRLVKTAFAIFLHRLGPEHPYVNIAWGDLHTYDPVWVEGVKAGRIDPLEHLPRPPR, encoded by the coding sequence ATGACCTCCCAGGACGCCCGCGCCGCTGCCCTCCGCCACCTCCGCACCGACGGCACGCTCTCCGCCGACGCCCTCCGCGCCCTCTGCGACGGCAACGAGGCGCTGGCCGCCCACGTCCGCAGCGGGCTGGTCCTCGACGGGGTCGCCACCGAGGACGGCCCCGACCTCCGCGCCGTCGCCACGCCCCCGCCGCCCGGCGAGCCCGAGGCGGACCTCTTCGTCTCCTACGCCCACACCGACGACGACGAGTTCGGCGCCGTCCGCGACCTCGTCCAGCGCTTCCAGACGCTCCAGCTCGACTTCGAGCCCCGCGCGCCCGTCGTGTTCTACGACCGCCGCGACATCCACGCGCGCCACGACTGGCGGCACCGGATCTACCAGAAGATCGGCGAGGCCAAGGCCATGCTCATCGTCCTCTCGCCCGCCTACTTCGCGAGCGACTTCTGCCGCGCCGAGTGGGAGCTGTTCACCGAACGCGAGCGCGAACTGGCCCACAGCGACGGCGCCATCCTCAACCTGTACGCCGTCGAGATCCCCGGCTTCACCTTCGACCCGGCGCAGGTGGACGGCACCTGGATGAAGGACCTCGCCCGCCGCCAGTGGATCACCGACGTGAGCGGCCTGTGGCGCCTCGGCCCGGCCATGTGGGACCGCGACGAGGCCCCCGGCTTCATCGAGAAGATCCGCCAGGAGCTGACGGTGCTCGTCGAGCACGGCGAGCGGGTGCTGGGCTCGCGCTCCACCGTCCCCCGCCCGAGCAAGTACTTCGTCGGCCGCTCGGTGGACCTCAAGGAACTGCGCGACCGCCTCCTCGACACGCGCGTCGGGTCGCTCGTGGCCGCGCAGGGCCTCGGCGGGATGGGCAAGAGCGCCCTCGCCTTCGAGTACGCCCGGTCCTACGCCGCCGACTACCCCGGCGGGCGCTACCTCGTCTCGGTCGAAGGCCAGACCGACCTCCAGGCCGCCGTCCTCTCGCTGGCGCCCAGCCTCGGCGTCGAGTTCTCCCCCGAGGAGAGCCGCCAGACCGACGTGGCGCTCCGCAAGGTCCACGCCGCCCTCACGGCCGAGGGGCAGGCGCTCGTCGTGCTCGACAACGTCTCGGACCCGGCCCTGCTGGCGCCGCACCAGGTCGCCCGCGCGCTCCCCCCCACCGGCGTCCATGTGCTTGCCACGTCCCGGCGCACCGCAGCGGAGCTGCACCTCGACGACGCGGCCTGCCAGGAGGTGGGGCCGCTGCCCGACGAGGACGCGCTCGCGCTCCTCGACCGGTACCGCCCGTTCCACGACGAGCCGGACCCGGACGCCGCCCGCGAGGCCGCCCGCGACATCGTGGCCCGACTCGGCGGCTACACGCTGGCCCTCGAAGTGGTGGCGGTTTACCTGTGGCAGCACCGGCATCGGGGCGTGAGCTACCCCGGCTACAGCGACCGCCTCCGCGAGGAAGGCTTTCCCCGCCTCGACCGCACCGGCGCCACGCCCGGACTGGAACTCGCCCTGCACGCCGAAACGCGCCTGCCCGCGCTCCTCGCCCCCACCCTCGACCTCCTCACCGAGGCCGAGGCGGCCGTGCTCGGGCTCGCCGCCGTCCTCCCGCCCGACGCCGTGGTCTGGCCGTGGCTGCGGACGCTCGTGGCGCAGACCCACCCCGGCCTGATCCCCGAGCACGTCGAGGGCGACCCCGACCCGTGGCTCACCCTCAAGGACCGCCTCCACGGCCTCCGCCTGCTCACCCCCATCGACGAGGCCCGCATCTCCCGGATGCACCGCCTCGTCCGCGAGGTCGTCCGCGCCCGCCTCGGCGCCGAGGCGGAAGGGGCCGACGCGGCGGCGTACGGCGTGATGCTCGACCGAGCGAAGCATCTGTACAACGACGGCTGGCGGGAACGCGAAGCACGGTGGGAACTTGCCCCGCTGGCGGAGGCCGTGACGTGGCTCGCGCTTGATGAGGATGTGCGCGCGGGGCCCCTCGCCAACTGGATTGTTGAGCCGTTGATTACGCTGGGGCAGTTGATCGAAGCCCGCCGCCTGCTGGAGCGCGCCATCGAGATCGAGGAGAAGGCCTTCGATGCCGACCACCCCACCCTCGCGACGAGCTACTCCAACCTCGCCACCGTGGTGAAGGACCAGGGCGACCTCGCCACCGCCCGTCGGCTGCTCGGGCGCGCCATCGAGATCGACGAGAGGGCCTTCGACCCCGACCATCCAAACCTGGCTCTCAAGTATGGAAATCTGGGCCAAGTGCTTTGGCACTTGGGTGATCGGGGAGAGGCGCGTCGGCTTGTAAAGACGGCTTTCGCCATCTTCCTTCACCGGCTTGGTCCAGAGCACCCCTATGTCAACATCGCGTGGGGAGACCTCCACACCTACGACCCCGTCTGGGTCGAGGGCGTCAAGGCAGGCCGCATCGACCCGCTGGAGCACCTCCCCCGCCCACCTCGGTGA
- a CDS encoding type IV secretory system conjugative DNA transfer family protein: MPDLPAGLLLGWADAAPSTAPLGFASDTPDAPTEAEPRPLWADDEGHLVSIGPTGSGKGRSAILPALLTYPGPVLVIDPKGEACAVTARYRETLGPVVRLDPYHVASEASGSLNPFDLVRQTDMGTTEAALLLADILAPRTFAKDPFWDNRATSLLSALIEVILLTGEEEQKHPARLREMMMSDDLTYSLAVLLDTQKGLKGTYAYEEIGQFLQLPDRETRPSVQATATQHTVLLGDPAVAEALRTTSFDLEAVRRGDPLTIYLVLPPSKLRSHARLLRLWVATLLRVLMARTERPALPTLFLLDEAAQLDTLEDLVTAMTLLRGYGVRVWSFWQDLQQMQRLYPSDWQTMVANAGVLQVFGSHWLGRAALAKLLDVVPGALSVPPGRQLLVMADGTRTLARKADVLRDALFEERRDDNPMFRAR; the protein is encoded by the coding sequence ATGCCCGATCTCCCCGCTGGCCTCCTCCTGGGATGGGCCGACGCCGCGCCCTCCACGGCGCCGCTCGGCTTCGCCTCCGACACGCCCGACGCGCCGACCGAGGCGGAGCCCCGGCCGCTCTGGGCCGACGACGAGGGCCACCTCGTCTCCATCGGGCCGACGGGCTCGGGGAAGGGGCGCTCGGCCATCCTGCCGGCGCTGCTGACGTACCCCGGCCCGGTGCTCGTGATCGACCCGAAGGGCGAGGCGTGCGCGGTGACGGCGCGCTACCGCGAGACGCTGGGGCCGGTGGTCCGGCTGGACCCGTACCACGTGGCCTCCGAGGCGTCCGGCTCGCTCAACCCGTTCGACCTCGTGCGCCAGACCGACATGGGGACGACGGAGGCGGCGTTGCTGCTGGCCGACATCCTCGCGCCGCGGACATTCGCGAAGGACCCGTTCTGGGACAACCGCGCGACCTCGCTGCTGTCGGCCTTGATCGAGGTGATCCTGCTCACGGGCGAGGAGGAGCAGAAGCACCCGGCGCGGCTCCGCGAGATGATGATGTCGGACGACCTGACGTACAGCCTGGCGGTGCTGCTGGACACGCAGAAGGGGCTCAAGGGGACGTACGCGTACGAGGAGATCGGGCAGTTCCTCCAGCTTCCCGACCGCGAGACGCGGCCGAGCGTGCAGGCGACGGCGACGCAGCACACGGTGCTGCTGGGCGACCCGGCGGTGGCCGAGGCGCTGCGGACGACCTCGTTCGACCTGGAGGCGGTGCGCCGGGGCGACCCGCTGACGATCTACCTCGTCCTGCCGCCGTCGAAGCTGCGCTCGCACGCGCGCCTGCTGCGGCTCTGGGTGGCGACGCTGCTGCGCGTGTTGATGGCGCGCACCGAGCGCCCGGCGCTCCCGACGCTGTTCCTGCTGGACGAGGCCGCCCAACTGGACACGCTGGAGGATCTGGTGACGGCGATGACGCTGCTGCGCGGCTACGGCGTGCGGGTGTGGAGCTTCTGGCAGGACCTCCAGCAGATGCAGCGCCTCTACCCGAGCGACTGGCAGACGATGGTGGCGAACGCGGGCGTGCTGCAGGTCTTCGGGAGCCACTGGCTGGGGCGCGCGGCGCTGGCGAAGTTGCTGGACGTGGTGCCGGGGGCGCTCTCGGTCCCGCCGGGCCGCCAGCTGCTGGTCATGGCCGACGGCACGCGGACGCTGGCCCGCAAGGCGGATGTCTTGCGCGACGCGCTGTTCGAGGAGCGCCGGGATGACAACCCGATGTTCCGCGCCCGCTGA